The Liolophura sinensis isolate JHLJ2023 chromosome 8, CUHK_Ljap_v2, whole genome shotgun sequence sequence ATTTACCAAAACCTTCTAAACATACACGTTGCATGCGTCTAGATGTATGCCAAACGTAAGGCCCCTAATTTGAGGCTTCAGTGTTATTGACAGAAGCGATCACTGTTATTAATACGATCACTAACAATGAGATTTGCATGCAAATCGTTTTCTTTGGCTTCTTTGCGTCGTTAGACAAGGGAGATCGACAGGTCTCAGATTTATTGACAGTTTTTCACAAAGCATGCTCTGAGCTTCCTTCTTTTTGTGTTGCTATCGGAGCAAACGTCTGCCCCGAATTATTCATGCAATGTTCTAACCCAACAGAATGCCGCAGTGatcaactgaacactgacacagATTTCCTATAATATATGGCCTAAATGACAAACCTTGAAAAACTCAAGCATGTGTTCAGTTTTGATCTTGAGGCTAAGGTTGTTCGAGTATTAGAGGAGAATGCATGAACACTTACTTACAAGTACTTATATTTCAGTTACAGCTACGTCTTACACAGGTTtatcagtagcttgccaaaggttggtggtttacgccggctACACGTGGTTTCTTCTACCAATAAAACTGCCATCGTATCCACCACTGAGTGTGGCTGCAAGCAACAAACAAATTCTGACTTCTGAAGATAGGACTTTGAAGTTAGTTTAGACGACCTTTGGTGCTGGAAACCGCAGTTGAGAAATTTTCCCTCGATATTGCCCTGCTACACCCTCATTTGATCACTGCTATCCGTCTCTTTTTGCTAGAACACCCCACTGACAGATCATAGTAGGTTATGGAATTATTCCCGCGTTCTGATGTAAAGGACAGTCTGGTCACGTAGAAGACCAGACGACATCGCTTTCGTCTTTAGCACTCTTACGCTGGGTGACAATATGGAGCGTGCGTACCCAACGGCGAGGCAGGAAAGCTTAACTCACTTCTGCGGATACTTCTTACGCCACCCCGACAACAGGCTAATTTAACACAGCTTGGGTTTCTCGGGGTTCATTCCAAAGTCAAGAAAAAATAGTTCACAAAGCCGTAGTCCTATAAATGTTTGATTGCTACCATATAAGGGTATTGATGAAGCTGTGAGCCGGGCGAAGAGAAGCATTGATTAATGTGCTATCATACGGAGGGGGGCCTTTAGCTTAACGTCAAATGTTTTCCGTATATTTAACAAGGCGGGAATAATGGAGATTTTAGGATTTTCTCCGTATCATGTGTATAAATAATGATTATTTTAAACCCATTTCGCTGCCCGAATTAATTACTTCTTAGAATGGGTTTCATGCCGATGACCATAAATGCTTCTCACTGTCGTTTAGGCTGATTCATAGTTAATTTCCACCTGGGGTTCCCTTATTTCAGGTCTGCTAATCTGTGATCTAAACAAAGGCAAGGTATAACCTTACACACTGCACTGTCGTTAGAAGTCTGTGAACGCCCATTTACATCTATTCCACATCCATGGCTACAATGACTACCCACTGTCACAAAGATTTACATTTATACGTTTTAATTTCAGATTGAAACTTtgataataaatacattagaaAGATCCGCGGTGATTGCTTTCCTCTATTACATTCCAACCCATTTTGTCGTGAAATTGTCTTTAACAGAGAGCACtaaatatcttatttatttctctTACAGTAAGTAACATGTGACTATATTAGATATACTGCCAAAGTGAAagtatttatctgaaaataagTTTATTATCCTAATTCTCTAATTACTTGTGGCCGAAGACTAAGGCAGAATGGGCAGGTCGATTTATTCAGAAACTAACCCTACCCATAACCCAAGGCCATATCGTCTTATTATTCCCATTCAGCCAgcctgttttcttttcatgataCAAACCTATTCGAGTATTAATACAGCGATAAAATGCATACACTAACATTGGACATGGTTTTTAACCCCCGCGTCATACAGGGGAATTTTGCTTCATTCGCTTAGCAAATGATCAGTAATTTTCTATCCTTTTAAGTTTCTTATTGCAGATGTAGCCTAGTATAATTGTGTTGTCCAATCTATTCgccacaaagaaaatatttaccccatgaataaatatttttaataacaaCCTCATTTTGTTTCTATCAAAACAACAAAAGGAAGTCGAAATCCCCGCCAAGCACGAGCTTCATGAAGACGAAGAAAGTCTGGGATGAACATGCGCACTCGATAGTATACGGCTAACATTTAACTGAACATTACAACTTTCTCATTTTATACCTGCGTCCGGGAAGATATTCATTAAAAAAGAAGTAAGACTTAATAGAGGTTTTTGTAGTATTCCTACTTATTGCGTATACTATCATTAACGTTTCATTTACCATACGAATTAGGCATGCGCGTTTGTGTGACAATCCACCTCGGATCAAACAAACCTCACACACCAGCAATAAAGCCTCACTGGGCGACTGAAGCCAATTTAAGCCACTTGACCCAGGAAGTGAGCTTCTCTGCTTTCCCCAATGTTAATGAAAAGCTGGAAATGGGCTGAGCAATCTCTGACCGATCGTGTCACAATGGCAATATGATAAATCGACGTTCACAGCATGTCAACTCCTTACACAGTTGATTTCTTGCAATGCCTGACACTGAACTGTTCATCTAATTCCACACCCAGCCCGGACGCTGTTTGTTTTATGTGTCCGCACGGGCGCCAGAATCGATTTCCTTGCAGGTATGGCTTCCCTCTATCCCAGCAGTTAACAAGCCGTCAGCGTGTCAACAACTATCAACTCGATACGATTGGCCTACGTATTACCCCTTTCCTATGACTTCTCTGTCCACTGACGTTTGTCACACGTAATCGCTACGTTTGGCGAGCATTAAATAACAGCGGACTCTGCGATACTTTGCGGAGATTAATGATAAATACGTGTAACTGGGCATTTTAACCATCAATTTTCTATGGCTGAAATTGGTCTCTAGCGATACAATATCGACCCGTTGGACAATGTGGTGGATGCCAGAACTTGTCCCCGATTAGCAGTAGATTTGTGCGGTCATAAAAGTTTGTCGTGTAACACAATATGCATTTTGTACATCTACGTACTCTACTATATGTGCTTGAAGGAACACATGCCTGATATTGCATATTCCTGTCTCATTCTGAAAAGTTCACAATGGTGGTGTTGATGCCGTGACATGTGATGAATACATAGTTTTGCCATGTCAATCGCTTGGACCGTTATTAGAAACACACTGTCCCTGTTTATATTGCAAACAGACAATAGCCTTTAGTTCCATGACGACAACAATTAACAAGGGTCTCGAATATACGAAATAGAACCCAGGATAAAAGCAATCCGATTCACTGAAGTCCTGCTAAATGAACGATCACGATGAAAAGCTGTAAATCACCTCAGTACTTCAGgaacagagagagagagaaaaaaaaaaacgttccgGATTGTCAAGCATCCAAAGCAAGTGgatgacacaccggttatcccAGACAGCTGGAGAACAGCCTAATTCACACAAGGGCgacatatttaatatttgttccaTCGCGGGAAAAGTTTTCGATGCTTAACCCAGTTCTTGAAGGGAAAACTGAACAAATAAAACCTGTCAATGACACATCTTCAATTATGGATTCGTTTTACTTGTCTGCTGCCATTAcatggtttatttattgaaaCACTGTGCGTTGTCTTCAGGTGTTTTGGGCAGAGCAGCAGGTGGTAAAAGCTCGGGTTAAACGTGGTTATATCCGAGAGGAGAAGCGGACAGAGGACCGAATGTACCGGGACATCAATCTCAACGACCCTTACTGGGAAAAACAATGGTATCTGGTAAGTCGTGAAAATGGAATGgctgtattaaatatgaatatggtcctgtattttgtattttgtcatttgCTAGTAATTAATTATATATAACTTTTTGGTTTCGGGTGAAACAATAGCAACAGATGTTGTTTCCATCGTATGAATGCAATTTTAGTGAAACGATAAAACATTGTACAAAGtagaacattttgaaatttacgcCTACGTTTCAGTGACCTAGACTTTTGCCCGGGTTGAAAAGCCGTGATAGTTTAGGACAACCTCACACGCACGGGCAGTTGGTTCATGTTCACTCTACATCAGTTTCTATTCTGACTGATGTAAAGAGTAACGTTGTCAGGATCAACAGTTCTATCATCAACTTCCGTTAAAGTCAACGGAAGCGTCCGTGTAGCCAATGCTGGGTTTGTCCACGATGGAGTCagtgtttgtttattaaaaattaaCACTAGGTACACATATATCCCAAATAAATTTGATGTGTGTGCAGGTACCAATCATCATATGAGCACGCTCAATCCATTTGTCATCTCTATGTCTAGATTTCCTTATTTCACTTTGGACAGTTTCCTTGCTCCACTTATCACATGATTTGTGGTGGAAGGAACTTTTCAGCTCCTAAGCTAAAACAGTTTAGTCTGATCTATCTTTAGCGGCGAGCTCACAAATACACTTCTGACATGTTGTAGAACAACCAAACTCATCAGAGAGACTGAAAAAAGTGTAGTTCATGGATTTCCATTTCTGCGCTTTCCTTACGACTGAATGAACCAATCAAATGCGGGGTCATGCGCCCCGAgcgtgaatttttttttttcatattcaaGCAACTTACTTGTAAATAGGTGTCACGTGACCAGCCAGAGACATTAGATGGTTGTCGTCTCAACAAAGGTAATGATACAGATCCACTTTCGTCAGTGGTGCCATTTTGCTACAGGACAGACTCACCTTTTCTTCCCTAACCATTAGGTGTATGACGCAACAGTTCCTTGTTGCATAAAACTTAGGCGTTGACTGTGCACAATGGAAGGAATTTGTCtcgtatttttcatttatagatacaacaaatattatttcatcCAGTCGTGGTGATTCCCTGAAGAATTGCACGTAATTTCCGGGCTTCTCGTTTATTAGCCTCCATCCGCACAATAACGTCAGTAACGTCAGTCTTTCCATATGGGTTTGATTAAATCAAATGCCCCTGTGATTTTTCATCGGCCATGTCGATCCCTGTTAATTGCATGTCCTCTAAGAAGCCACAGGTGTGCCAAAATGAAGCGGATTATTTGAACTTCATTGCTTAGAGATAAAAAGTACTCAATGATTAAACACGATATCAAAGCTTTAATCAGAATCAATAATACTAACGTTTTTACTGGCGATGGCTCTTGTGATGAACTAAGATTGTATGTCTACACAGCTGGGTGTTCAACGATCAACCTGGTACTACCCTTTTAACCAGGTTGATTTAGGTGCAGGAACATCTCCCGCAAAATACACTGCGAACGAAGTATACGTATAGTTACAATATGGTCCGGGTGGCTCATATGTGCCACACATAGGGTCCCTTTCACTGGTTGTTGTTGTACCAACAGGCTGTTGACTAAAGGGTCTGTATGCTCGAATGTTATACCAGTTCGTTCTCCGTCGTTGTACTGCAGTATGGCCTAGGACTGTGGATTTCTCCACGTTCTATGATTTTTCCCcttttttcagtcaaaaatcTTTTCATATGAGGTGAGAGAGGGGTAAATCTTTGATTTCGTCctaaacataaaacaaacaaactgagcaaatgaaatatgtaggcctattaaccAGGCTTACACGTGTTTACGTcatgaaatgtatttgtttggcTGATATTATTTAGAGACTACTATGCTTATGCTGCTGTGTAAGGCTATCTGACTGACCATTCCGTGtagcttgtatttattttattttagtctttttatgtttttatttcagcatgACATGAGAAAAAATACGCAACAAGACAAACTCGATCTTCATGTTATTCCTGCGTGGAACCACAACAAAACGGGAAGAGGAATTGTAATAACCGTCCTGGATGACGGTAGGTGTGAACAACATCTCCGTAAAACAGTAAATGTCAAGTTTTAATGTAAAGTCAGTCGTATAATTTTGCAAGGCTGTGATTGGCTAACTAGTGAACTTCCGCTTTTATGACCACATGGTGCATCAAAGCTAGAGTATAAATGTAGTTGCACGTGCAAATGATGTCTTGATGTCCTTTGCTGCGGCATGTTGGCTCTGTGGCCTGGCTTTTtgacattgtatatgtaaaattttgtgcCCAGTGTATTTTATGGATTTCAAACAGTATTAAGCCAAATAacatattttgaataatttatgtTGCAGGTATTGAAGGAGGTCACTCGGATTTAGCCATTAACTACgtaagtaggcctatttgtCTGACCATGTCGTCTAGCTTACGTCCTGTTACAAGGGCATAGGGTTAGTCGGGTATAGCTATAACGGACAGCTGTGATTGGCCGACGACACCTGACATCCAGACGCAAGTTTCGACATTTTCAGACCGGACGTGGCTGACATTGTGTCGTTCGCCCTACGTTTGCCCTAACGGGCTCTGCGTTTCGTGCAGGCTGCTGGACACTATCgctttatttgtcattttccaACATGGCAGGAGAAAAACATTAATCGGTAGTAAATCTGTGTTGAGTTGCACACGCATGCATTGTGTTATgcaatgatgtaaagcgaacgtaaaGAGCGACGAATGCTCTGCAATGGATAGGATTAGACTTTCTGAGCTACTAGCCCTTTTTTGCAAAGGCTTTTTATTTCCGGCAAAAAATCCAGGTACTTGTCGGAAAGAGGTAGTTTAAGCGATGCACTGAGGTTTCCTTTGTGCATGAAACTCAACGCTGTTGTAGAAATAGAAATTCCTTGCGTAGCacattgttacggtattgaaaacagcaacagaaaacagactcagtgactcaatattacaatgtaaacaatggctttatatataaaatgagacagttttacagacagttcaacaacaacaacataaaaaaacatacacatcagtattaccggtctttaaaagtttccagttcacctttgcatcccaaggaacgtattccaggagatccaacgtaaagaccattggataaacacacaattcacacaagtcacaaattgtcccagtcaggtacttcgctaggttagcgaacgcgaacacagtacacaggttacacagaactggaacagtcaaacctttgaatgacgtcacacccacagagcacaacacagggtaaatacaggcacggaggtataatccactttagaacagtcacagttcccgcagaaactcacaaacgagccgttcagagacgtagagaaatgtcaccttgtggcggaacgaacgtcctttgcaaaactgaaaacttcagtttagagtccttgacgaccttgtcggtcaggtgaggtcagcgtgttaaacaaattacacagtcaacactgtataatcataataaagatccgaacaccaataaacgtgacttccgcagaaattcacataaaccagacatcagtactactgtggtacacaaacggtgccggcataaaaatctgtcctcccaaatgaaactggcatcaccagctcatatcaatataatggactcgatacgagagcgtcgcacactctcctggcttcCAGTGGATGCAACAAAAATACctcctttctgtttttttttttgtttatttactggttttagggccactttcctggcggatatcgtggcccatcaaatcagtgttttattttttttttttaacacatgaatattttggttacataacagcagtgcgttggtatactatttacatatgtacatgagtcaattagtgggattaacctctttgtggtagcatgttacagcttattctataggttcaaatgctgccatggtcatttaacagaaaggggataaatagtaagctatttacagggattaacgttatctttacattagaaatacatagatctgcattaaaaaattacaatgagttgcctatacagaaatttacacagagagaaaacaacagtagtgcctttatttattggttaacagttttgttctcttgcttcctcctctgtggcgtggagttaaggagctcccgccacttataccggacgccgtccaggaaaaaccagcgtactggaaacctgtgcctgtaacaggtgcgacaagtataaatgaggagcaaggatgtcaggcctcatccacttagttgaagcaagagatagtcctattgtcataATGTCCTTtctgcacagaaaacatggCTACTATACgtcccaggtggattcaactatttttaaacacagaattaacagccaatgaacagccagtaaaataaacaaagcattgaacaaggtgctttccatccggtccgcgctgtacatatataacagggcctgttatgctttcacaaaggtccgcagactaacagtacatgaaaacgttaaatagccATACATAACAACATTAAACATctattaaatacatgtgcataaattacaatCAATTGATATGGTGATTTACACTAATTTATCTCCCAAGTTCTATCACAGGGACATGTTTCTGAACGTATGGATTTCAGAAGAATCTGAAGAAATGTGATCTCATAATGGATTTTTCAACCCTATTATGTACGTTCAAATATGTGGATATGGCTTTCTTGAACAATATCTTTGATGGTTTCAGCGAGTGGTAATCAAAAGCAGATGTGGGCCTACATATAGGCTGGAACTGGCAATGAGGCTCAACAATAACTGCATGAAATTAATtctcagttttgttttacacaagGATCCATATGCCAGCTGGGATCTGAACGACGGTGATCCCGATCCAACGCCGAGATACGATCCAACTAATGAGAACAAGTAAGGTTCAGTAAACATATTGTCTTGCATTCTGAAAACTGTCTTTAAATTTAGTCATCAGATATGGTCTGCCTGTAACATTCTAACTGTAACGTAAAAGGTAACTTCATTGAGTATATCATCATGTGTTCTGATCAGTGATTCTCACGCAATGCCCAGATGCGATTTAACTGGGGAAAAAAAACGCGTAAGAAACACGTAATTTCGCATTCTAACCAGTGTGCCAAAACTGATGTGTAGACACATTCTAAATAAGTGAGATTCATTAAATGCATGTTCCCATAATTTGGgtgcaatattgccgaagtggcgttaagccataagcaatcattcattcttcGAATGCATGATCTAATTCATGATTCATTCCCGAATAAATAGAATAATAATGAGCTTTGGTAATttaaataacagttttaaataCATGGTTTATCATTGGTTCCTAACCAATCAGGCAATGTGTTTTCTCAGCGGTAAAAGATGGCAGATGTCGTAAAAGTGAGGTAGCCTTTATAAATATTGACCAAACAagcatgtgtattttatgtgtatttatttgaaatcaATATTTTCCTGCAGGCATGGGACAAGATGTGCCGGAGAAATCGCAATGGTTGCAAACAACGGTATATGCGGTGTGGGCATAGCCTTTAATGCCAAAATTGGAGGTATGATTAAACAAATTCGACCGCAAGTGGAAAATCTTTTCGTATCTGGAATATTACAAATGCATCAAATGATACAAACTTAAGTATAAACTTATTATTAGCTGAATTATTATTGGTTTCATTTAGCTGCAGAGGTATCTACTGTTTCAGCAGAAAAATGAAAGAGACAAATTACTTCTAATGTGAcctcaggggcctccgtggctcagtcgtttagcgcgctagcgcagcgtaatgacccagaagcctctcaccaatgcggtcgctgtgagttcaagtccagctcatgctggcttcctctccggccgtaagtgggaaggcctgccagcaacctgcggatggtcgtgggttcccccgggctctgcccggtttcctcccaccataatgctggccgccgtcgtataagtgaaatattcttgagtacggcgtaaaacaccaatcacataaataaataaataaatctaatgtgACCTCATCATCTCCACACTTAAACATTTGTGTACCGTTACAATAAAGTTTCCACCTCTCTCCCTTCCGCCCAGCTGTGGCCACCACTGACATCTCAGGAGCCTGTTTTACGACGCAACCATGACTTGTAAAACGGGCCATAGGTTAACGCCACCTGCCATCCACTGTTCCCAGTGGCCAAAGATTTTCATCCGGAGGTCTCAGCCCTTTGACGGCACATACGATAACATAGATTCCAAAGCTTTTTAAGCAGAACTAAAGAACGTTTCAGTGATTCGTTGGGAACAATTGAGTTTGATGTGCGCACGCGCATGTCTTGCAACTAACTCGTCCTTCACAAAACACCTCGCCTAAACTAAGTTGCATATGGATGTGTCCCAAGTGAGATATAATGTAACGGTCACTGAGCTCACTTCTTCATGGCAAGGatttaaactgaaaacataaTCCTCTTTTATGTTATTCCGCTTCTGTGTGCTGTAcccatttttgttaaattgaaTTGAGTTTTATATCATTACTTGCCATTCTGACATTATGCTTTTACGGCTGTTCATTACGATACCAAATTGGTCTCAAGagagatataaaataacacGGCCATGTGGTAAACCGACTTTGGCACCGCAAAATTGTATTTGAAACAGTCTCGTCTGATTATTACACCGACCATGTTCAGTGATGGTTGCTACCATTTGCTTACTTAATCAAATTTCGGGTATACAATGTTTCTGCAGAGGGCGGCAATGACAACTGCTACTTTCAGTTGAAATCGTTATAATGACACAATGGGGTGCTAGATATATTGGATTGCCTTGTCTTTGGCTGGGTAAATTtattatatgtttttaattCTATAAGATACTGTGGGTATGTAACATACTTTTTACCCCGGGTGAAACATTTTAAGAGAATATGACAATAACACTATATATCAAAACACAGATAAATCCTCATCAGGATATGCATGGAAAACTGCCAAGGTAGCGTTACGCTATAATCAGATAACCCCAGGTTTCAACTGAGTAAATTAATCACAGTTAAGTCACTAATTCCCGTCTTAAAGTTTCTAAAACATGATGCCgaacataaaacataacattctaGATGTATTATTTGTAAGACATAAAATTACAGATTCTATACTTTGATGTACATTGTGATATGTCTTTAAATACCCGCTTTTCTTCAAATTATGTATCTTTGTTCGCCACGGTGTTTAAAGTGCGTTTCCTTAATTCTCTCCTCCCTCTAGGCGTTCGTATGTTGGACGGTAGAGTAACTGATCGATTAGAAGCTGACGCTATTAGTTTCAACCATACCTATATCGATGTGTACAGTGCTAGCTGGGGACCTAACGATGATGGTAAAACAGTGGAAGGACCTGGTCACCTGGCGAGGAAGGCGTTTGAAGCAGGAATTACCAAGGTAAAGTTGGCCAACCTCAAGCATATACCGGAAAACACGTATAACACGTAATCTGATGACGAGGTCCACATTTGTTGAATTCAGACCTTGCATGCATGCTTCTAGTAGGACACATGGATAGCTCGTTGGAATCATGAACATAACAATTGTGATGTTAGTGAAATACTGTTGCGTAAAGAAGCAAGACTTTAATCAAATGGTATGTACTCCAGCATGTAAGCGATGTTCAGATAACGGAAAGATGGTAAAATCATTTGCTAATGATTTTAACTGAAAATTGACCGGGGAAACAGTGAACATGAAACAGTCATGAAATGGCAACTGATGGATCAATCAGTTAACCCGTTTGTTCACCAATCAAGTGGTTATTCAATACGTGTTTACTTTTTTCTGTGCCAGGGCCGTGGTGGCAAGGGCGTGATCTATGTGTGGGCCTCTGGTAACGGGGGTCGTTACGGTGACAATTGCGACTGTGACGGGTATACGGGCAGTATATACACCCTTTCCATCAGTAGCGCCTCCCAGCAATGCGACTCTCCCTGGTATGCCGAGAAGTGCGCCTCCACTATGGCCACCACCTACTCCAGCGGCGCCTATGAGGATCAGAAAATTGTGAGattaagaaaatatatgtattcataCGGGAATGAGTAAACCAAATCTCGATCAGATTtggtgagataaaaaaaaatatgtgtttatACAAAAATGAGTAAACCAAATCTCTATACGTGAAAAACCCAATCGGACGATTGTCGCTTAGTAGGGGGCCTAATCTTGCAGTCACGGTAACACGATCTTTTACGATATTCTTCACGGTAACAGGGAACCCAGCAGAAACCTGCCTTTAGCGGTCATACTCATTTGTTCTCAGATTTACAGCGTTAAACTTTTTGTGGTCTAAAATAATCGCTGATTATGAATTCAGCGTGGTTAGTTTACTTCTTATGGTGTTTAGTCTAAAtggaagaaaaacaatgaaGGTAGACGTATCCAATTTTGTCTTAAAGTTTCACTGCTATTGTGTTAATGATGAATGTGGCCGAAAGTTCCGATTGATCTAACCATATGGGAGTGTCCGTTGACGTGTGGTTTGTCAAGTCAGAGTATCAGCTGTTGTCTAATTAACTCCATGGAAATCTCTAGATCAGATGTGTCGCATACAGTAAAGACAACCAATTCGTAACATCTCAACATGAAAGCCCACTGGGGTAACATTTCTCTTCTGTACCATGTACCCATCATATAATTCACCTTTGGACACTTCCAACTTAGATGGACATGTTTTGGAATAGGTGTTGCAATGAAGTAAAGCTGAAATCTTCGACTGCCATAACCATTCACCCATCTTTTCTTTGTATCTAATCCTCATTCCCTTATCCCGCAGGTAAGCGCAGACCTCCATAACGGATGCACGAAAGACCATACGGGTACTTCGGCAGCAGCACCCCTAGCGGCAGGAATTGTGGCTCTTGCATTGGAAACAAAGTACGACAATTACTCTCAGCTACACATAGCAATAAAAAACACTATCCAATCTGCGTCACTCTTGAAATGGCCTTCTTTGAGGGAAGTCCATTCAAAGTTTATTACCTACCACATTTGATGTTTGTAcctattcatttgatttgtttccGTTAATATACCGCATATATAAATAGAAAGCCTAAATTCGCCCTTGTAACGGCTGTGCAgtgattgttttcttctgtctttAATTGCCAGCCCCACGTTAACATGGCGTGACGTCCAACATCTCGTGACGTGGACGTCAGAGTACGCTCCCCTGAATAAGAATCCCGGATGGAAGGTGAATGGCGCCGGTTATCAGGTCAACAGCCGCTTTGGCTTTGGATTACTGAACGCTGCTAAACTTGTTGAAGAAGCTAATCCAGCAATTTGGAAGATCGTTCCAGAAAAAGCGATATGTGAAGTAAATCAAACAAAAGCATC is a genomic window containing:
- the LOC135474085 gene encoding neuroendocrine convertase 1-like, translated to MNLVVLISLFCFQYVELADSDHFTNEWVAHIEGGGEVASRVARDLGYQLIEPLRFLDDYYVFHHPQVPTRSKRDAHHHTRRLAKDSRVFWAEQQVVKARVKRGYIREEKRTEDRMYRDINLNDPYWEKQWYLHDMRKNTQQDKLDLHVIPAWNHNKTGRGIVITVLDDGIEGGHSDLAINYDPYASWDLNDGDPDPTPRYDPTNENKHGTRCAGEIAMVANNGICGVGIAFNAKIGGVRMLDGRVTDRLEADAISFNHTYIDVYSASWGPNDDGKTVEGPGHLARKAFEAGITKGRGGKGVIYVWASGNGGRYGDNCDCDGYTGSIYTLSISSASQQCDSPWYAEKCASTMATTYSSGAYEDQKIVSADLHNGCTKDHTGTSAAAPLAAGIVALALETNPTLTWRDVQHLVTWTSEYAPLNKNPGWKVNGAGYQVNSRFGFGLLNAAKLVEEANPAIWKIVPEKAICEVNQTKASNLPKTIHNGQEVVITIQTSGCKHQAMEINYLEHVEIVLTMDYSKRGALHINLTSPMGTETMLLSKRPSDTSTKGFNNWAFMSVHSWGEKPEGTWKLKIRDDTDDINRGQISNVKLILHGTQEQPDHVKRAGGRRVYNKHYNSVQDNKRARNEALHARKVASERLAEQEALKELLEAEFQKLSDRSESYSLPDLSEYIRR